Proteins encoded within one genomic window of Novipirellula galeiformis:
- a CDS encoding mechanosensitive ion channel domain-containing protein has protein sequence MRRLPFSVEHDSPLRVSWTGSDGKIRLSLGCILCLTLALASCEAFAQTDSPPSPAPRPTAPESATPESATPGTAAPEAPTPGTPGTGTPGTGTPGTDTPGTDTPGTDTPGTDTPGTDTPGTGAPGTGTASPAPEDPPASAGPAERVAPIEPPGPSQTDLETRIQLVASSVDLNETQKTQITDLLKKAIARLDESQLAKQRIDLLTQQSLTAAADIQSVQSRLEKLVARQADDPQALSKVSLEQLQPLHRQAVADLAVLDQQLKTLNEQVELWGKRIAELPALIATSRSALVDAEQQLSEIGAGQSDPILGARRTLLQIRTKQLRDELALFALETQVSEDAQRLLALQRDASAREQVLQQKQVENLQSALAKAEQAEAMQKANQAVQAVQKADQELKDAVEFNLALANKKTTLLEQLENDRKAIVVAREEYLARNEQFTETRKQAEAAQFSEEIGLLLRNEKNELPSTSTHYQESQKRRTEIGELTVLILKWENERRKLLDLDSAVAQYIDNHAGLIPEDDRESVEDQLRRVFNDRLTLYRELTEIARKRLSRLSNLEVEQRRLTDLIDEHAAFVSEHVLWVPSTPPIWNFSGIAWSEPFRESFRLQTWIAGVQVLLGDLRRNPFASVPVWLLIGWLLMTRGRIKQKIARLGQEASRPNATQLTPTATAVLMTILLAAPGALVVWWIAWRLENATSIGTPLHTFGETLFRGGVLMYAIDFARHVFRTDGIAEDHFDWDVTATQMIRRGLVWSARIIVPCAVVVLYTERRGDEWITTSLGRLAFSIAMLTAAVILWRWLGPRSTIMPQVRAASETWSAGVGWALVPLVTFVPVVLMAGSLAGYHYAAVQLCWRFGVSVALVSMLIFVRALLMRWLLITYRRVAIARARERREALALVKEATPEMPVDAAVIIESAGHVQLSDLNRQAQRFVRLLPILLGAIGLYLTWSEFFPALGVVNRYPLWLNVLHSTNSDTGPVWVTLGDLIMAIVSVVLTVIACRNVPGLMDITLLQRLPLDAGARYAASAMSRYVMIVIGVLATFKFLGVSWSSVQWLVAAMTVGLGFGLQEIFANFVSGIILLFERPARVGDTVTIGDVTGTVTRIRIRATTILDWDNKELVVPNKEFVTGNLVNWTLSNASLRLVTSIGVAYGSDTRLTTKLLYEVAEKNASVLEDPAPMVIFNEFGESTLQFELRVFVGGVMSYRRLKHELHLAIDDAFHAHNIEIAFPQRDLHVRSVEGLDAASLLGKLD, from the coding sequence TTGCGTCGTCTACCTTTTTCGGTTGAGCACGATTCCCCCCTTCGCGTTTCATGGACTGGATCCGATGGCAAAATTCGCCTCAGCCTGGGCTGCATTCTTTGCCTGACGCTCGCCTTGGCAAGCTGCGAAGCGTTCGCACAAACCGATTCGCCGCCGTCACCTGCGCCCCGGCCGACGGCGCCGGAGTCCGCAACGCCGGAGTCCGCAACGCCGGGCACCGCAGCTCCCGAGGCCCCAACGCCGGGCACCCCCGGCACAGGCACCCCCGGCACAGGCACCCCAGGCACAGACACCCCAGGCACAGACACCCCAGGCACAGACACCCCAGGCACAGACACCCCAGGCACAGACACCCCCGGCACGGGAGCCCCTGGCACGGGCACGGCGTCACCCGCGCCGGAAGACCCGCCAGCATCAGCCGGGCCCGCGGAGCGGGTCGCCCCCATCGAACCGCCGGGGCCCAGCCAAACGGATCTGGAGACGCGTATCCAATTGGTCGCCAGCTCGGTCGATTTGAATGAAACGCAAAAAACACAGATCACCGATCTGCTCAAGAAAGCGATCGCACGGCTCGACGAGTCCCAGCTCGCCAAGCAACGAATCGATTTGCTAACGCAACAATCGTTGACCGCCGCCGCCGATATCCAAAGCGTGCAAAGTCGCCTTGAGAAACTCGTCGCCCGGCAAGCGGATGACCCTCAAGCGTTAAGCAAAGTTTCACTAGAGCAATTGCAGCCGCTGCATCGCCAAGCGGTTGCCGATTTAGCCGTGCTGGACCAACAACTTAAAACGCTCAACGAACAGGTCGAACTGTGGGGCAAACGGATCGCGGAACTACCTGCGTTGATCGCGACGTCGCGTTCGGCGCTGGTGGATGCCGAGCAACAGCTCAGCGAGATCGGGGCGGGCCAGTCCGATCCGATTTTGGGTGCGCGACGCACCTTGTTACAAATTCGAACGAAACAATTGCGAGATGAGTTAGCTTTGTTCGCGCTCGAAACGCAGGTTTCCGAGGATGCCCAGCGTTTGCTCGCGCTGCAACGCGATGCCTCGGCTCGCGAACAGGTGTTACAGCAGAAACAGGTTGAAAATCTGCAATCCGCCCTGGCCAAGGCCGAGCAAGCCGAAGCGATGCAGAAAGCCAATCAAGCGGTCCAGGCGGTTCAGAAGGCGGATCAAGAACTCAAGGATGCCGTCGAGTTCAACCTCGCTTTGGCCAACAAGAAAACGACCTTGTTAGAGCAGCTTGAGAACGATCGCAAAGCGATCGTGGTGGCTCGCGAAGAGTACCTCGCTCGCAACGAGCAATTTACCGAGACGCGTAAACAAGCCGAAGCGGCTCAGTTTTCGGAAGAGATCGGCTTGTTATTACGGAACGAGAAAAACGAGCTGCCGAGCACCTCGACCCATTACCAAGAATCACAGAAGCGGCGTACGGAGATCGGTGAATTGACCGTGCTGATTCTCAAGTGGGAGAACGAGCGGCGAAAGTTACTCGATCTTGATTCGGCGGTCGCGCAATACATCGACAACCACGCAGGCTTGATCCCCGAGGACGACCGTGAATCGGTTGAAGACCAACTGCGCCGCGTCTTTAACGATCGCTTGACGCTGTATCGCGAGTTGACCGAAATCGCCAGAAAACGCTTGAGCCGATTGAGCAATCTCGAGGTCGAACAGCGGCGATTGACCGACTTAATCGACGAGCACGCCGCCTTTGTTTCCGAACACGTGTTATGGGTCCCCAGCACGCCCCCGATCTGGAATTTCTCTGGAATCGCGTGGAGCGAGCCGTTTCGCGAATCCTTTCGCCTCCAAACGTGGATCGCTGGGGTGCAAGTATTGCTCGGCGACCTTCGCCGAAATCCATTCGCGTCGGTTCCCGTTTGGCTTTTGATCGGATGGCTATTGATGACTCGTGGCCGGATCAAACAGAAGATTGCCCGACTCGGTCAAGAAGCATCGCGTCCCAACGCCACACAGCTTACTCCGACCGCCACCGCCGTGCTGATGACGATTTTGCTTGCCGCGCCGGGCGCCTTGGTCGTTTGGTGGATCGCTTGGCGACTCGAGAACGCAACGTCGATTGGGACGCCGCTGCATACGTTCGGCGAAACGCTATTTCGCGGTGGCGTGTTGATGTACGCGATCGACTTTGCGCGGCATGTTTTTCGAACCGATGGGATTGCGGAAGATCACTTTGATTGGGACGTGACCGCAACGCAAATGATTCGTCGCGGCTTGGTATGGAGTGCGCGAATCATCGTCCCCTGCGCCGTCGTGGTGTTGTATACCGAACGACGCGGCGACGAATGGATCACAACCTCCCTGGGGCGTTTGGCGTTTTCGATTGCCATGCTCACCGCAGCGGTGATTCTATGGAGATGGCTGGGGCCACGAAGCACGATCATGCCCCAAGTTCGCGCCGCATCGGAGACGTGGAGCGCCGGGGTGGGATGGGCCCTGGTCCCGCTGGTGACGTTTGTGCCTGTTGTTTTAATGGCCGGATCGCTGGCCGGATACCACTACGCCGCCGTTCAATTGTGCTGGCGATTCGGGGTCTCCGTCGCCCTGGTGTCGATGTTGATTTTTGTCCGCGCCCTGCTGATGCGCTGGTTGCTGATCACGTATCGCCGCGTTGCGATCGCTCGAGCCCGCGAACGCCGCGAAGCCTTGGCGCTCGTCAAGGAAGCGACTCCGGAGATGCCGGTCGATGCGGCAGTCATCATCGAAAGTGCCGGCCATGTTCAGTTGTCCGATTTGAATCGACAAGCCCAACGCTTCGTTCGCTTATTGCCGATTTTACTCGGGGCGATTGGGTTGTACCTGACGTGGAGCGAATTCTTTCCCGCACTCGGCGTCGTGAATCGTTATCCGTTGTGGTTGAACGTCCTGCATTCGACGAACTCGGATACCGGCCCGGTCTGGGTCACATTGGGGGACTTGATTATGGCGATAGTCTCCGTCGTTTTGACCGTGATCGCCTGTCGAAACGTCCCCGGTTTGATGGACATCACGCTGTTGCAACGGTTGCCATTGGATGCGGGAGCCCGTTATGCCGCGAGTGCGATGTCTCGCTACGTCATGATCGTCATCGGGGTCCTGGCCACGTTTAAATTCCTGGGGGTCAGTTGGTCGAGCGTCCAGTGGTTGGTCGCGGCGATGACCGTTGGATTGGGTTTCGGATTACAAGAGATCTTCGCGAATTTTGTCTCCGGCATCATCTTGCTATTCGAGCGGCCCGCACGCGTCGGCGACACCGTCACGATTGGCGACGTGACCGGCACGGTGACTCGAATTCGCATCCGAGCGACTACCATCCTCGACTGGGACAATAAAGAATTGGTGGTGCCCAACAAAGAATTTGTGACCGGAAACTTGGTGAATTGGACGCTCAGCAATGCGAGTCTGCGGTTGGTGACCTCGATCGGCGTCGCCTACGGAAGCGATACGCGGTTGACAACGAAACTACTGTATGAAGTCGCCGAAAAAAACGCCTCGGTGCTGGAGGATCCCGCGCCGATGGTGATTTTCAATGAGTTTGGTGAGAGCACCCTCCAATTTGAACTGAGGGTGTTTGTCGGAGGGGTGATGAGTTATCGCCGCTTGAAGCACGAACTACATCTGGCGATTGACGACGCGTTTCACGCCCACAACATCGAGATTGCATTCCCACAACGCGACCTGCATGTGCGATCGGTCGAAGGGCTCGATGCGGCAAGCTTGCTAGGGAAACTCGATTGA
- a CDS encoding A24 family peptidase — protein MGRRRRSIPWAFVLAIAIALVCIAYVFGVAWWQSRGSSHYSAADLYLTRMIDVTIAAWLFWIGASIGSFLNVVAWRMPRHESVNGRSYCPRCRSRLKARDNFPVFGWLALRGRCRTCRLPISPRYPIVEAVVGISVTLVGIAEIYQLSLPYQSTHFHGGALWTPVVDQAVLGTLLYHTIAIALAWAMGLIRMDGHRLPRRLTWTAAILMVGGMVAFPSVMAVPWQMQVAPDWRAGGLYFDALMRVVTALVAATFLARCLARGLCVGADLKLDPLGKSTARLVDLITVIAVPALVIGWQSLSAVLVVGSLVALGLGRVLPSRTDMLGRFAIAMPITLSLAILFWRPLHALPLWPSVGSSPWVLLAAAGVALIAPVWLRESTTASPQTMPIRAADADDEDADDDDDDDDDEDEEKDADAEDEEDDEDGNEDVAEEGEIAGDEGDDPHEPTKPTVLEN, from the coding sequence GTGGGACGTAGGCGACGATCGATTCCCTGGGCGTTCGTGTTGGCAATCGCGATCGCATTGGTTTGTATTGCTTACGTGTTTGGGGTGGCGTGGTGGCAATCACGCGGTTCTTCGCATTACAGCGCCGCGGATCTGTACCTCACGCGGATGATTGACGTGACGATCGCCGCGTGGCTGTTTTGGATTGGGGCCTCCATCGGCAGCTTTCTCAACGTGGTCGCATGGCGAATGCCGCGTCACGAAAGTGTGAATGGACGCTCGTATTGTCCCCGTTGTCGCTCGCGACTCAAAGCACGCGATAACTTTCCTGTCTTCGGTTGGCTTGCCTTGCGTGGTCGCTGCCGCACGTGCCGGTTGCCGATCTCCCCCCGCTATCCGATCGTTGAAGCGGTGGTGGGGATCTCGGTGACCTTGGTCGGTATCGCCGAAATCTATCAGCTGAGTTTGCCCTACCAAAGCACACACTTTCACGGCGGCGCGCTATGGACCCCGGTGGTCGATCAAGCGGTGCTGGGAACCCTGCTCTATCATACGATCGCGATTGCCTTGGCTTGGGCGATGGGATTGATTCGCATGGATGGCCATCGGCTGCCGAGACGCTTGACGTGGACCGCCGCGATTCTAATGGTCGGGGGGATGGTTGCATTTCCAAGCGTGATGGCCGTGCCGTGGCAAATGCAGGTTGCCCCCGATTGGCGAGCTGGCGGGTTGTACTTCGATGCTCTAATGCGGGTCGTTACCGCATTGGTGGCGGCGACCTTCTTGGCCCGATGTTTGGCCCGGGGGTTATGCGTGGGCGCGGACCTGAAACTCGATCCGCTGGGAAAATCGACGGCTCGTTTGGTCGATTTGATCACCGTGATCGCCGTGCCGGCATTGGTGATCGGGTGGCAATCGCTATCGGCGGTGTTGGTCGTCGGATCCTTGGTCGCCCTTGGACTGGGGCGTGTTTTGCCGAGCCGAACCGACATGCTGGGCCGCTTTGCGATCGCGATGCCGATCACCCTTTCGTTGGCGATCCTGTTCTGGCGACCGCTGCACGCGTTGCCGCTGTGGCCATCCGTAGGCAGCTCGCCCTGGGTGCTGTTGGCAGCCGCAGGCGTGGCTTTAATCGCCCCGGTTTGGTTGCGAGAATCAACCACTGCGTCCCCCCAAACGATGCCGATTCGCGCGGCGGATGCGGACGACGAGGACGCGGACGACGACGACGACGACGACGACGACGAGGACGAGGAAAAGGATGCGGATGCGGAAGACGAGGAAGACGACGAAGATGGCAATGAGGACGTCGCCGAAGAAGGGGAAATCGCAGGTGACGAGGGGGATGACCCCCACGAACCCACCAAGCCGACGGTTTTGGAAAACTGA
- a CDS encoding ThuA domain-containing protein, producing MHEFNAGVQLLAKSLAAVPNLETQVVLNGWPADESVFANADAVIFYMDGGRRHEVVQEAGRRLKVIDQWVQKGVGVGFMHFGVEVLADQAGGEFKRWIGGHYENMFSCNPFWEPMFVTLPDHPITRGVKPFQIKDEWYFNMRFIADITGNEAKQVDGIKFQPILVAVPSDEVRDGPYVHPKGPYAHIQASKGRAEAMMWVVDREDGGRGLGFTGGHFHDNWGNDDFRKVVLNGLLWVAQHEVPENGVESTVTQADLDANLDKKNRR from the coding sequence ATGCACGAATTCAATGCGGGCGTTCAACTGCTCGCCAAAAGTCTCGCTGCGGTACCGAACCTCGAAACCCAAGTCGTTTTGAATGGTTGGCCCGCCGACGAGTCGGTCTTTGCGAACGCTGACGCGGTGATCTTCTATATGGACGGCGGCCGGCGACATGAAGTGGTCCAGGAAGCGGGGCGGCGTTTGAAGGTGATCGACCAATGGGTCCAAAAGGGAGTGGGCGTCGGATTCATGCACTTCGGCGTCGAAGTGCTGGCCGATCAGGCGGGAGGAGAATTCAAACGTTGGATTGGCGGGCACTACGAAAACATGTTCTCGTGTAACCCGTTTTGGGAACCGATGTTTGTCACCTTGCCGGATCATCCGATCACACGCGGCGTCAAGCCGTTCCAAATCAAGGATGAATGGTATTTCAATATGCGATTTATCGCTGACATCACCGGCAACGAAGCGAAGCAGGTCGACGGCATCAAGTTTCAACCGATCTTGGTGGCCGTACCTTCGGACGAAGTTCGCGATGGCCCCTACGTTCATCCCAAAGGTCCCTACGCTCATATCCAAGCGTCCAAAGGCCGCGCCGAAGCGATGATGTGGGTGGTCGATCGAGAGGACGGCGGACGCGGACTCGGATTCACCGGAGGTCATTTCCACGACAATTGGGGCAATGACGATTTTCGCAAAGTGGTGCTCAATGGCCTGCTCTGGGTGGCCCAGCACGAGGTGCCTGAAAACGGCGTCGAGTCGACGGTCACGCAAGCAGATCTCGACGCCAATCTCGACAAAAAGAACCGCCGCTAA
- a CDS encoding AMP-binding protein yields MSGSEIGLLVVVVLAIGVLLLAIFSPRRFVRGFMRPLLGLLYRKQVIGLEHLPRDRGYVICSNHVSWIDGILLLWMLPKNVRFIVDGANFNTRIGSYLGKAFDTILMYSGPKSIGRALKTAREGLNHGEVIGIFPEGTITRTGQLQAFKPGVQKILKGTDAAIMPVWLEGMWGSIFSFSGGKFFFKRPTQLRRTITLYIGEPLPADAPLELVRSNVQSLGSRAAMEHRHRYPTLARRVIRVWRKKGSQIQCADSMGTEVSGRDLLIRVLALRRVLRREILGRDESTVAVLLPPSVAGVATNVALAMDRRVTVNLNYTVSSSVMNHCINDAGVQHVLTSEKFLSKLDLKLDAAVVLLESLRDKITAWDKAVAFIQGVLLPAVVLDRVLGLHKVNEDDLLTIIFTSGSTGMPKGVMLTQANISHNVDAVSRTVRLGYDDVVLGILPFFHSFGYSVTLWSVMTLGPTGVYHFNPLDARQIGKLVAKYKATVFLGTPTFLRGYLRRVEPEHFASLDVVVVGAEKMPADLFDAFEQRFGIRPVEGYGTTELSPLVSVNIPPTRSSAKYQVDRIEGSVGRPFPGVAVRIVSPEDGTEQMTGQNGMLLVTGPNVMKGYVNQESLTRKVVQDGWYVTGDIAHVDDQGFLFITGRLSRFSKIGGEMVPHGRVEEEIAKVYANCHQDAETIEADDDNSVADRPMVCVTAVPDVKKGERLIVLHLATSKTYDEVRTELVAAGLPNLFIPSQDSFLQVEEIPLLGTGKLDIKGAQMVAKAHFGDA; encoded by the coding sequence GTGAGTGGATCGGAAATTGGACTGCTGGTCGTCGTCGTCTTGGCCATCGGTGTATTGCTATTGGCGATCTTTTCGCCTCGCCGATTTGTGCGTGGATTCATGCGCCCGTTGCTGGGGCTGCTGTATCGCAAGCAGGTCATCGGTCTCGAGCATCTGCCCCGCGATCGCGGCTATGTGATTTGCAGCAATCATGTTTCCTGGATCGATGGCATTTTGTTGCTGTGGATGTTGCCTAAAAACGTACGATTCATCGTCGACGGAGCCAATTTCAACACCCGTATCGGCAGCTATTTGGGAAAAGCCTTTGACACGATTTTGATGTACTCGGGCCCCAAGTCGATTGGACGAGCGTTGAAGACCGCCCGCGAAGGCTTGAATCACGGCGAGGTGATTGGGATTTTCCCGGAAGGCACGATCACACGGACGGGACAATTACAAGCGTTCAAACCGGGGGTACAAAAAATACTCAAGGGGACCGATGCCGCGATCATGCCCGTTTGGCTCGAGGGCATGTGGGGCAGCATCTTCAGTTTTTCGGGAGGCAAGTTTTTCTTCAAACGCCCCACCCAGTTGCGCCGCACGATCACGTTGTACATCGGCGAACCGCTCCCAGCCGATGCGCCGCTTGAATTGGTTCGCTCGAACGTCCAATCGCTGGGATCTCGCGCGGCGATGGAACATCGCCATAGGTACCCGACTCTTGCACGTCGCGTGATCCGCGTGTGGCGAAAAAAAGGAAGTCAAATCCAGTGCGCCGATTCGATGGGGACCGAGGTTTCCGGACGCGATCTGCTGATCCGCGTGTTGGCGCTACGGCGGGTGCTGCGTCGCGAAATCCTAGGGCGTGACGAATCCACCGTCGCGGTGTTGTTGCCGCCCAGCGTGGCAGGTGTGGCGACGAATGTTGCGCTGGCGATGGACCGCCGTGTCACCGTCAATCTGAACTACACCGTCAGCAGCAGTGTGATGAATCACTGCATCAACGATGCGGGGGTCCAGCATGTATTGACGAGCGAAAAGTTCCTCAGCAAATTGGATTTGAAACTCGACGCCGCCGTCGTCTTGCTCGAATCGCTGCGTGACAAGATCACCGCTTGGGACAAAGCGGTCGCGTTCATTCAAGGCGTCTTGCTGCCCGCCGTGGTGCTCGATCGAGTGCTGGGATTACACAAGGTGAACGAGGATGATTTGCTAACGATCATCTTCACCAGCGGGTCGACCGGGATGCCCAAGGGCGTGATGTTGACGCAAGCGAACATCAGCCACAACGTCGATGCGGTCAGTCGCACGGTGAGGCTCGGTTACGACGATGTCGTGCTGGGAATCTTGCCCTTCTTTCATTCGTTCGGCTACAGCGTGACGCTGTGGTCCGTGATGACACTCGGGCCGACCGGCGTTTACCATTTCAATCCGCTCGATGCGCGACAAATCGGCAAACTGGTTGCCAAATACAAAGCGACCGTATTCCTCGGCACGCCAACCTTTCTGCGCGGCTACCTGCGACGGGTGGAACCCGAGCACTTTGCCTCGCTCGATGTCGTCGTGGTCGGGGCCGAGAAAATGCCTGCCGATTTGTTCGATGCCTTTGAACAACGCTTCGGCATCCGACCGGTGGAAGGTTACGGAACCACGGAACTAAGCCCCTTGGTCTCTGTCAACATTCCTCCCACGCGTTCCTCTGCGAAATATCAAGTCGACCGCATCGAAGGAAGTGTCGGACGGCCGTTTCCCGGCGTCGCCGTACGGATCGTGTCACCCGAGGACGGGACCGAGCAAATGACGGGTCAGAACGGGATGTTGTTAGTGACCGGCCCCAACGTGATGAAGGGCTATGTCAATCAAGAATCGTTGACTCGTAAAGTCGTTCAAGACGGCTGGTACGTGACCGGTGACATCGCCCATGTGGACGACCAAGGATTCTTGTTCATCACAGGGCGTCTGAGCCGATTCTCGAAGATTGGCGGCGAAATGGTGCCGCACGGACGAGTCGAAGAAGAGATCGCGAAGGTCTACGCAAACTGCCACCAGGACGCCGAGACGATCGAAGCCGACGATGACAATTCCGTAGCCGATCGCCCCATGGTCTGCGTGACCGCCGTTCCCGATGTCAAAAAAGGAGAGCGTTTGATCGTGCTGCACCTAGCGACCTCGAAAACCTACGACGAGGTCCGCACGGAATTGGTCGCCGCCGGGTTGCCGAACCTATTCATCCCCTCGCAGGACAGTTTTCTGCAGGTCGAGGAGATCCCGCTATTGGGAACCGGAAAACTCGATATCAAGGGCGCTCAAATGGTTGCCAAAGCACATTTCGGCGACGCCTGA